The nucleotide sequence GACATGCCCAAACAATCTACATGCGAAAACAGAGATGGTGGGATTTAACTGTGCTATTCACCAAGGAGGGTGTCTTACTAAAAGCAAGAATTATGCTTATAGTTTGTGTCCGGATTTGAAGTAAATGATCTACTACTTTCTAAGTTCGGATAGCATGTTAATGTATATGCATATGTTACGGTTTTTATGGATGATGGATTAGCACGTATCTTAGTTATTGTGACCAAAATGTACAGAACATAAAGTATATAGAATCAAAATCAAAGCATCATTCCTTTCTATTCTTAAGATCAAAACTCAGGCTAAGGAAACATGTGGTGCAAATCTTCATCAATTCTATGAATCAAAGATGAACCAGAAAGGTAGTTACCTCAAGGAAAAAGAATATGGCATTCTTCAAACACCCACAGTTGCAGAGCCAAATGAAGGGCAAAAGCAAGAGTTATAGGGAGACAGCTAAGAAGGAAGACAAGAAAAAACACATCCTTACTGTTCGCCTGTTGGCATTCTTGTCCTCTTCTAGAAGAAACCAAAGGAGAGAGGAAGAAGCCATTCTTCCCCATTACCTAGGTCACTTATTCCAAAGATCGTCATATATTCCTAGGAACATAAAACCTATATTTAAAGGAGACAGCTTATGTAGGATCTACCAGCTGTAAAATATTGTGCTATGACTTCCTAACACTGATCTATTCTTTCTCACCATTTTATCATTCTGCGAACCTTACTAAACTTCGGTAAGGAAAGTTCAAGATGCCTACTAAATTGTCAGAGAGTTTTTATTTGTTTACGATTTGTCTGTTGCTTGGATATGGGCCCATTACTGATTTACGCGTGACCTAAGATCACATCGTGTATGCAGGATAAAAAATTGTCAGATCATCACCACATTCACTTGTCagatcaaacaaagatgaacagGTATCCATCACTCCCCTTCTTTTAATACTCCATTTGACACAAAAAAGGCATTGTTTATGACTTACAAGAAAGATATACATCGACCAAATATTCTAAACTAGAGTATCCAAGTACTCGATCACTGTTGTATAATTTACATGGGGATACAGTTGAGTTCCTTCAATTGACAAGTCAAATTCAAAATATGTGTGGTCACCCTTAACAAATGCTGAATATATGAAAATTAGATCCATCTTCAAGGGAAATGGAGCATCTGCAATGAGGAGAAAGAAAGAATGAGTACACGATTTATGCATGAAACAAACGTCtttcagaaaatgatttacaaatTGCAACTAGGAAAAGAGATGTTTCACAGTTTCTTCATATTTTCATCAACTATGTTCTTCGTAGACATCCATGATCAAATATACTTGCAGCTAAAGGTGAAGGTATAAAAAACTGAAAAAGATTGACTAAATTATAAAGTATCAGTAAATCACAGATCAGAAAACAGCATCGGTAACTTCATCAAACTTGAAATACATCAAATTTTACGACAGTATCTTAAAGCTTAAATTGAAAAGGAATTGATTAAATTTCAAGAAAATACACTGGACAACAGGGCTTTAACAAAAGCAACACAAATATAATTACCACCTAATCTTTAGCAGTTTCAACTTACCATGGATTTCTTTAAGAAGTTGCTCTTCTGTTACATATAATCTTTTCAGGGATTTCTTGATTTTTGTCTCCCAGAGGTCAGCCAATTCATTCATTGAGCAGACGTTTCCTGGAGGCCTCAGATATAACGTCTTGTTTAATGTCCTGGGGTCCTCTATGGTGCATATTGTAAATTTAGCAACATCATTCTCTTTAACAAAAACACCTGCAAAGAAATGTTCTTCCCTGAGGTAACGAAATATACATGTAGAACAATCTTTTATACTTTCGGATAAATTCAGATATAAGACTAAAAGAATAGAGAAGCATTACTATCAGACCTTTAGTATTTCCTTCACCGAATATTTTGATTTTATCTCTAGGAGGAGCATCTAGGCCAGGTTGCACCAGTGAAGGAAGCAAATAGCGCATAAAGAAGTTGCAGCATATGTAGGTATGAGGAATGCCTTCACTCTCTATTGAATGACGGATTTCAATTTTCTTCTCATAGAAGCCATAATCCATGTCACAAATTTGAACCTTTGTTGGATCTGCTCCAAATTCTGCTGGAATAAATCTCTGCATGAAATCACTGCAAAGTCAGAAGCAACGCCTCATGTTGCCTAACACAACAACGGCTATCATAAATTTTCTGGTGGACAAAGTCAGAAAAAGGTTATGAAAATCCAAAATGACCATCCTAAAACATGTCATCAGAAACTACTTCCTCCTTTTCAAAACgtgctccctccatttcaaaatgTAGGGTGTAGTAAGATTTAAAATAGCAAAGACTGCAAACTTGGACCATGAATTACTCAAAACATATGTATTTTTAGTGCACAAAAGATACATCAATATATTCTTATTTCATTTGTCCTTAGTAAGACATTGGTTTTGTAGTGACCAATAATATATTATAAGAAAAACTAATGGTCAAAGTATATCCTAAAAGACTTTCTCAAATCTTAATACACCTTATAAAAAGAAACAGAGGGAGTAGGCTGTTTTAGTTTTGTTCTAACTCAAATTTCTCtagctttgaccaagtttatagaaaaatgcaccaacatctgcaacatccAATTAGTTTCACAAAATTCCATGAAATGTCTTaatagtgcatttatttggtactttagatgttaatatatttttccaTAAAACTGGTCAGAGTTAGAGAAGTTTGGCTTAGAACAAAATTAAAATggcctacattttgaaatggAGAGACGAGGAGTAACACAAAACAAGCTATATGACCATTGACCACAAAGACCTATAAAGTAACACCACCTAGGGAGTCTAAGTTTTGTAGGTAACATGCCTAGAGCTAGCCATGGATAAGGTCAGAACACAGAACTGATGAGGCAAACAAATGAGGGGCAACTTTTtcccaaaaaaataaaataaaaaaagtctTTATCTAGTCTCTTATCCATCTCACTATAGCCCATATGCTCCTGATTATTTTCCTTGCCAGTTTGTCTACATGATTTAATCAGACAACCATAGAGCCGAAATCGATTTCTTGCTTTCATTAAAACTTGTTCCATCTACTTGGGTGAATGTTCCCATTTCGAAATCATTTGCTTTCAACGATGAACCTTCTGATATGTCATGACAGTAGACTCACGAAAAAGTAGTAAGTTAATCAAGTTAAGTGGAAATGTATTGTGGCTTGCCAGCTCAGTAGCTCACCTTCACGCATCCAGCTTCCTTTATAGCCCGAATCAGGGGCTTCTGCTCGAGCACCTGCTTCGTGGGCACCGCGCAGATGACAACGTCCACCTGACGCACCGCTTCGAGCAGGCTCGAGTAATCTTCCAGTGACCCCTAGGCCACAACGAACCGAAGCCCTTTAGGCTTTAGCTAATTGAACCACGCTCTAGTGGAACTGGAGATTAGGGGTGCCGCGCATTTACCTGGAGCAGAGTGGCGCCGGCGGCTACGAGCGGTTCGAGCAAGGGGGAGTCGGGGCGTGCGAAGTGGTGGGGCCGGACGAGCGCGAAGGTGGGGTGGCCCGCGGCGAGGCTGGCCCGAGCGATGCTTCCACCGAGGCGGCCGGTGGCGCCGACCACCAGGACCCGGCTCCTCGTCCTCGCCGCCTCCCTTGACATCGCCGTCGCCGCCCGCTCCATTCGATGAGATCCCACGGCGCGATTGGCAACGGCTGGCAAAGTGGCAACTGGCAAGGGACTACGGAAAGCTGCGGCCTTTCGAGTTTTGACCGAGTGGTGTGGTTGTCTCACGATCAAGTACAATCATGAACCATTGGTTCAACACCTCTCGCTGATCGGACGGCTTGGAGCGAAGTTTAGGGGCGAGTGTTTCTGGTGGTGACTGAATGCTTAGCCAGGGTATTGATTATTGATACACCGTTTAACACATggctttttgagagagaaaaaaTGTACTCCCAAGTAATTTGTTTTATGTGAATTTTGATCAATCACTTGTCATTCGTTCGAGAACCCAACTGCTCAATCGCTCCATGGGAATTACCGTAAGAATTTACTAGGTGCAGGAAGTGAACAACtcgtgaatatttgtagttttgccgtacgttgtgatcgaaggtggcctagcactcaatgacatagaatttatactggttcgggcaacatgccctacgtccggtcggggtcggtcggtgactttattcctgagcctaggtgctcgaagtctgtagtggggttataaacgagaaggagaaagaatgggtgttcaagaggcccgatcggatccgaccggaagggccgagggcgaccggaactccgctatgagctaaaagtccaagtgtgtgcttgaggagttatgagctatcgatctagtgggtctgaacttgaagaagacgATCTCTCCTTGCTGGAGGGAGCGTATCcccctttatagatgaagggaatagctttacaggtgagagagagagggtacggatgtttctaagccttgttaccCACACTAATAAAGACTGAATAATGGTAGGCGgccccaacactgttgatgtcgctgtagaatatCGAATGCGCATGGGAGGTCATGTTATCTTCTTCAGGAaagatggacgccggtacctgcagatactatttgatgcctagtggcatgtgagga is from Miscanthus floridulus cultivar M001 chromosome 7, ASM1932011v1, whole genome shotgun sequence and encodes:
- the LOC136467543 gene encoding probable pinoresinol-lariciresinol reductase 3 isoform X1, which codes for MERAATAMSREAARTRSRVLVVGATGRLGGSIARASLAAGHPTFALVRPHHFARPDSPLLEPLVAAGATLLQGSLEDYSSLLEAVRQVDVVICAVPTKQVLEQKPLIRAIKEAGCVKRFIPAEFGADPTKVQICDMDYGFYEKKIEIRHSIESEGIPHTYICCNFFMRYLLPSLVQPGLDAPPRDKIKIFGEGNTKGVFVKENDVAKFTICTIEDPRTLNKTLYLRPPGNVCSMNELADLWETKIKKSLKRLYVTEEQLLKEIHDAPFPLKMDLIFIYSAFVKGDHTYFEFDLSIEGTQLYPHVNYTTVIEYLDTLV
- the LOC136467543 gene encoding probable pinoresinol-lariciresinol reductase 3 isoform X2, whose protein sequence is MERAATAMSREAARTRSRVLVVGATGRLGGSIARASLAAGHPTFALVRPHHFARPDSPLLEPLVAAGATLLQGSLEDYSSLLEAVRQVDVVICAVPTKQVLEQKPLIRAIKEAGCVKRFIPAEFGADPTKVQICDMDYGFYEKKIEIRHSIESEGIPHTYICCNFFMRYLLPSLVQPGLDAPPRDKIKIFGEGNTKEDPRTLNKTLYLRPPGNVCSMNELADLWETKIKKSLKRLYVTEEQLLKEIHDAPFPLKMDLIFIYSAFVKGDHTYFEFDLSIEGTQLYPHVNYTTVIEYLDTLV